In Anaerolineales bacterium, one DNA window encodes the following:
- the rplQ gene encoding 50S ribosomal protein L17, which translates to MRHSIAGYRLGRTKGARIALRRNLIKQFFTHERIKTTKAKAAAIRGDAERLITLAKNSENGTAEQKVHARRLAVSRLGDNQIIKRLFDEIAPRFATRNGGYTRVTKLGPRFGDSAEMVVLELVEE; encoded by the coding sequence ATGCGACATTCGATAGCAGGTTACAGATTGGGACGCACAAAGGGCGCACGGATCGCCCTGCGCCGCAACCTGATCAAACAATTTTTTACGCACGAGCGGATCAAGACCACCAAGGCCAAAGCCGCCGCGATCCGCGGCGATGCCGAGCGCCTGATCACGCTTGCCAAGAACAGCGAAAACGGTACGGCCGAGCAGAAAGTCCATGCCCGCCGCCTGGCCGTTTCCAGGCTGGGTGACAATCAGATCATCAAGCGCCTGTTTGACGAGATCGCCCCCCGCTTTGCAACCCGCAACGGCGGTTACACCCGCGTCACAAAACTCGGACCCCGCTTCGGCGATTCAGCTGAGATGGTTGTTCTTGAACTGGTTGAAGAATAG
- a CDS encoding DNA-directed RNA polymerase subunit alpha yields the protein MTGIITNMVMPKIEREAEARNYGKFTISPLEGGYGVTLGNALRRVLLSSLEGTAITSVRFADVLHEFSDIPGVREDVIQVMLQVKQIRIKMDGVDSARMQLEVRGEGTVTAADIIAPAEIEIVNPDTYLFTVDGAKTKHDIEFVVERGRGYSPSNERAGHMPIGELPVDAIFSPVKRVNWEVASARVGQSTNYDKLILEIWTDGTISPERALSSSARILIDHLRYIAGVNEEMLAVAVERETPGSRLSSELAETPVEALDLSVRVFNSLKRTGITTVGDVLDLLEKGETAVMSIRNFGEKSLDELRDKMREKGFMKDESSSES from the coding sequence GTGACGGGAATCATCACGAACATGGTCATGCCGAAAATCGAGCGTGAAGCAGAAGCTCGAAACTACGGCAAATTCACAATCAGCCCGCTGGAAGGCGGCTACGGCGTGACGTTGGGCAATGCCCTGCGCCGCGTCCTGCTCTCCTCTCTGGAGGGAACAGCCATTACCTCCGTGCGCTTTGCGGATGTTCTGCATGAATTCAGCGACATCCCTGGCGTGCGTGAAGACGTCATTCAGGTTATGCTGCAGGTCAAGCAGATTCGCATCAAAATGGACGGCGTGGACAGCGCCCGCATGCAGTTGGAAGTGCGCGGTGAAGGAACGGTCACTGCGGCGGATATCATCGCCCCCGCTGAGATCGAGATCGTCAACCCGGATACCTACCTCTTCACTGTTGATGGCGCAAAGACCAAGCACGATATTGAATTCGTAGTGGAACGCGGACGCGGCTACTCCCCGTCCAATGAACGCGCCGGGCATATGCCCATCGGCGAGTTGCCGGTGGACGCCATCTTCAGCCCGGTCAAGCGCGTCAATTGGGAGGTGGCCTCCGCGCGCGTGGGCCAGAGCACCAACTACGATAAATTGATTTTGGAAATTTGGACGGACGGCACCATTTCCCCGGAACGCGCCCTCAGTTCCTCCGCCCGCATTCTGATCGATCACCTGCGTTACATTGCGGGCGTCAACGAAGAGATGCTGGCTGTGGCTGTGGAACGTGAAACACCCGGAAGCCGTTTGAGCAGTGAACTGGCGGAAACACCGGTGGAAGCCCTGGATCTTTCCGTGCGCGTCTTCAATTCATTGAAGCGCACCGGCATCACCACGGTGGGTGACGTGCTCGACCTGCTGGAAAAAGGCGAGACCGCGGTCATGTCCATCCGCAATTTTGGCGAGAAGAGCCTTGATGAACTTCGCGACAAGATGCGTGAAAAGGGCTTCATGAAAGACGAATCATCCTCGGAGAGTTAA
- the rpsD gene encoding 30S ribosomal protein S4, whose product MAKLLSPVCKLCRREGEKLFLKGERCFTPKCSFDKRSFAPGQHGRTAGRGGGKGMGTGRASDFARQLRAKQKARRIYGVLERQFRRYYDTAITRRGLTGLELLQILESRLDNVVFRLGFASSRSQARLLVTHGHFTVNGRRTDVPSMLLSEGDIITVREGSSKLTYFKELDAYAEKRNTPSWLSRDVKSMTGSVARMPERAEIDGSLDEQLIVEYYSRR is encoded by the coding sequence ATGGCTAAATTATTAAGTCCGGTTTGTAAACTTTGCCGTCGCGAGGGCGAAAAGCTCTTCCTCAAAGGCGAGCGTTGTTTTACGCCAAAATGCTCCTTTGACAAGCGCAGTTTTGCGCCGGGTCAACACGGCCGCACCGCGGGACGCGGCGGCGGTAAAGGCATGGGCACGGGGCGCGCCTCCGACTTTGCCCGCCAGTTGCGCGCCAAGCAGAAGGCCCGCCGCATCTACGGCGTGCTGGAACGCCAGTTCCGCCGCTATTACGATACAGCGATCACACGCCGCGGTCTCACGGGTTTGGAATTGCTGCAAATTCTTGAGTCCCGCCTCGATAACGTGGTGTTTCGCCTTGGATTCGCCTCCAGCCGCTCACAGGCTCGTTTGCTTGTGACGCACGGTCATTTCACTGTAAATGGCCGCCGCACCGATGTCCCTTCCATGCTCCTGAGCGAAGGCGATATCATCACCGTGCGCGAAGGCTCCAGCAAATTGACCTATTTCAAGGAGCTGGACGCATACGCCGAAAAGCGTAATACGCCATCCTGGCTCAGTCGTGATGTTAAATCCATGACGGGTTCAGTGGCGCGTATGCCGGAACGTGCTGAAATTGACGGAAGTCTCGACGAACAATTGATCGTCGAATACTACTCCAGACGCTAA